One genomic segment of Pseudomonadota bacterium includes these proteins:
- a CDS encoding XrtA/PEP-CTERM system exopolysaccharide export protein yields MNFYTNLLARIALVLVVTTAPVALADALPSPEQASAPADAKAAPMPAVPEAGQADSTYIIGPGDTLQIFVWRQPELSVSVPVRPDGKVSTPLVEDIVAVGKTPSQLAREMEKVLSEYVRSPQVNVIVSQPVSTYSQVKIIGQVAKPSALPFRQGITALDAVLAVGGLAPFAAGNRAKVVRTEKGKQREIKIKLDDIINKGDMKQNILLQPGDVLVVPESRF; encoded by the coding sequence ATGAATTTTTACACGAACCTGCTCGCCAGAATCGCATTGGTCCTCGTCGTGACCACGGCGCCCGTGGCGCTCGCCGACGCGCTCCCGTCGCCGGAGCAGGCCTCGGCGCCGGCAGACGCGAAGGCCGCTCCCATGCCGGCCGTTCCCGAGGCCGGCCAGGCTGACTCGACCTACATCATCGGACCGGGCGATACGCTGCAGATTTTCGTCTGGCGCCAGCCCGAATTGTCGGTGTCGGTGCCGGTCCGTCCCGACGGCAAAGTCTCCACGCCGCTGGTCGAAGACATCGTCGCCGTGGGCAAGACGCCCTCGCAACTCGCGCGCGAGATGGAAAAGGTGTTGTCCGAGTACGTGCGTTCGCCGCAGGTCAATGTGATCGTGAGCCAGCCGGTCAGCACGTACAGCCAGGTGAAGATCATCGGGCAGGTCGCGAAGCCGTCGGCGCTGCCGTTCCGCCAGGGAATCACCGCGCTCGATGCCGTGCTCGCGGTCGGCGGGCTCGCGCCGTTCGCCGCCGGCAATCGCGCCAAGGTCGTGCGCACCGAGAAAGGCAAGCAGCGCGAGATCAAGATCAAGCTAGACGACATCATCAACAAGGGCGACATGAAGCAGAACATCCTGCTGCA